From Micromonospora rifamycinica, a single genomic window includes:
- the abc-f gene encoding ribosomal protection-like ABC-F family protein yields MSDSHVVSSALSFSWPDDTPVFTDLSFSVPGGRTGLVAANGAGKSTLLRLIAGELRPTGGSVTVEGVLGYLPQHLPFARDQTVAGVLGVDRVVAALHAIEAGDVAEEHFTTVGDDWDVEERTRVELDRLGLADVGLDRRLGTLSGGQVVSLGLAAELLRRPDVLLLDEPTNNLDRAARARLTAVLRSWTGCLLVVSHDRALLDEMDRIAVLDHGEIRWYGGSFTAYEQAVRAEREVADRQVRQAEQDVKRQRRELQQARERAARRASTASRNLADAGLARIVAGKLQRDAQVSAARANDVHTARARDAQARLDQASDAARRDDHLVVDLPDPAVPAGRTVFRGEGLQAGYGGRSVFDGDGVDLHIRGPERIALTGPNGAGKSTLLRLIAGDQDPVAGTVTRAPGRVAYLSQRLDLLDPDRTVVENFAASAPARTAADRMNLLARFLFRGDRARLPVGVLSGGELLRATLACVLFAEPAPQLLLLDEPTNNLDLTSVAQLESALLAYRGAFVVVSHDERFLAGITVRRWLRLADGRLTGSDGPR; encoded by the coding sequence ATGTCCGACAGTCATGTCGTCAGCTCTGCCCTGTCCTTTTCCTGGCCGGACGACACCCCGGTCTTCACCGACCTGTCGTTCTCCGTGCCCGGCGGCCGTACCGGCCTGGTCGCGGCCAACGGCGCCGGCAAGTCGACCCTGCTGCGGTTGATCGCCGGTGAGCTGCGCCCGACCGGGGGCAGCGTCACCGTCGAGGGTGTGCTGGGCTATCTGCCCCAGCACCTGCCCTTCGCCCGGGACCAGACGGTCGCCGGTGTGCTCGGGGTCGACCGTGTCGTCGCCGCGCTGCACGCCATCGAGGCCGGGGACGTCGCCGAGGAGCACTTCACCACCGTCGGCGACGACTGGGACGTCGAGGAACGGACCCGGGTCGAACTCGACCGTCTCGGGCTGGCCGACGTCGGGTTGGACCGGCGGCTCGGCACCCTCAGCGGCGGGCAGGTGGTGTCCCTCGGCCTCGCCGCCGAGCTGCTCAGACGGCCCGACGTGCTGCTGCTGGACGAGCCGACCAACAACCTCGACCGCGCGGCGCGGGCGCGGCTGACCGCGGTGCTGCGCTCCTGGACGGGGTGCCTGCTCGTGGTCAGCCACGACCGGGCGCTGCTGGACGAGATGGACCGCATCGCCGTCCTGGACCACGGTGAGATCCGCTGGTACGGCGGCAGCTTCACCGCGTACGAGCAGGCGGTACGGGCCGAGCGGGAGGTCGCCGACCGGCAGGTACGCCAGGCCGAGCAGGACGTGAAGCGGCAGCGGCGTGAACTCCAGCAGGCCCGCGAACGGGCGGCCCGCCGGGCCTCCACCGCCTCACGGAACCTGGCCGACGCGGGGCTGGCCCGGATCGTCGCCGGCAAACTCCAGCGGGACGCGCAGGTGTCGGCGGCCAGGGCCAACGACGTGCACACCGCGCGGGCGCGCGACGCCCAGGCCCGGCTGGACCAGGCGAGCGACGCCGCCCGGCGCGACGACCACCTGGTGGTCGACCTGCCCGACCCGGCGGTGCCCGCCGGCCGGACCGTGTTCCGTGGCGAGGGCCTCCAGGCGGGGTACGGCGGCCGGTCGGTCTTCGACGGCGACGGTGTGGACCTGCACATCCGTGGCCCCGAGCGGATCGCCCTGACCGGTCCCAACGGCGCGGGGAAGTCCACCCTGCTGCGGTTGATCGCCGGTGACCAGGATCCCGTCGCCGGCACGGTCACCCGGGCACCGGGGCGGGTGGCGTACCTGTCGCAGCGCCTCGACCTGCTCGACCCGGACCGCACGGTCGTCGAGAACTTCGCCGCCTCCGCACCGGCGCGGACCGCGGCGGACCGGATGAACCTGCTGGCCCGGTTCCTGTTCCGGGGCGACCGCGCCCGGTTGCCGGTCGGCGTGCTCTCCGGTGGCGAGCTGCTGCGCGCCACGCTGGCCTGCGTGCTGTTCGCGGAGCCCGCGCCGCAGTTGCTGCTGCTCGACGAGCCCACCAACAACCTGGACCTGACCAGCGTCGCGCAGCTGGAGAGCGCGCTGCTGGCGTACCGGGGGGCGTTCGTCGTCGTCAGCCACGACGAACGGTTCCTGGCCGGGATCACCGTGCGCCGCTGGCTCCGGCTGGCCGACGGCCGGCTCACCGGGTCCGACGGGCCGCGCTGA
- a CDS encoding alpha/beta fold hydrolase, with product MSITTARPGRPTVVLVHGAFAESASWDGVIAGLIDAGYPAVALANPLRGVRHDADHLRAVLTGIEGPVVLVGHSYGGMVISNVPTAGTGVTALVYVGAFAPEPGESAADLAGRFPGSSLGETLATVALPGGGTDLYIRQDRYHHQFAADSTAQRAAVMAVTQRPITGAALNEPSGEPAWRSLPSWFLFGSEDLNIPVAAHRFMAERAGSRRTVELPGGSHTVAIPEAAQLVALIREAADAT from the coding sequence ATGTCCATCACCACCGCACGGCCCGGCAGGCCGACGGTCGTCCTCGTCCACGGGGCCTTCGCCGAGTCGGCGAGCTGGGACGGCGTGATCGCCGGGCTGATCGACGCCGGATATCCCGCCGTGGCCCTGGCCAACCCGCTGCGCGGGGTCCGGCACGACGCCGACCACCTGCGTGCCGTGCTCACCGGGATCGAGGGTCCGGTCGTCCTCGTCGGGCACTCGTACGGCGGGATGGTGATCTCCAACGTGCCCACTGCGGGCACCGGCGTGACCGCGCTGGTCTACGTCGGGGCCTTCGCCCCCGAGCCCGGGGAGAGCGCCGCCGACCTGGCCGGACGTTTCCCCGGCAGCTCGCTGGGCGAGACGCTGGCCACCGTCGCCCTCCCCGGCGGGGGCACCGACCTCTACATCCGGCAGGACCGCTACCACCACCAGTTCGCCGCCGACTCGACCGCGCAGCGGGCCGCCGTGATGGCGGTGACCCAGCGGCCGATCACCGGGGCCGCCCTGAACGAACCCTCCGGCGAGCCCGCCTGGCGGTCGCTGCCGTCCTGGTTCCTGTTCGGCAGCGAGGACCTCAACATCCCGGTCGCGGCCCACCGGTTCATGGCCGAGCGGGCGGGCTCCCGGCGCACGGTGGAGCTGCCCGGTGGTTCGCACACCGTGGCCATCCCGGAGGCCGCCCAGCTCGTCGCCCTCATCCGGGAGGCCGCCGACGCCACCTGA
- a CDS encoding UBP-type zinc finger domain-containing protein — MSDHPEEPAVTGAAIDPTVPPSGPGCVECDASEGWWVHLRRCTGCGHVGCCDSSPGQHATAHAAATGHPMVRSFEPGESWFWDYSEKRLHTDGPELAAPSSRPLDQPVPGPRGRVPADWRLRLH, encoded by the coding sequence GTGAGTGACCACCCCGAGGAACCAGCCGTCACCGGGGCGGCGATCGACCCGACCGTGCCGCCGAGCGGACCGGGCTGCGTCGAGTGCGACGCCTCCGAGGGGTGGTGGGTCCACCTGCGTCGCTGTACGGGCTGCGGCCACGTGGGCTGCTGCGACTCCTCGCCGGGCCAGCACGCGACGGCGCACGCTGCCGCGACCGGGCATCCGATGGTCCGCAGTTTCGAGCCCGGTGAGTCGTGGTTCTGGGACTACTCCGAGAAGCGGTTGCACACCGACGGGCCGGAGTTGGCCGCCCCGTCCTCGCGTCCGTTGGACCAGCCCGTCCCCGGCCCCCGGGGGCGGGTGCCGGCCGACTGGCGGCTGCGGTTGCACTGA